In Deinococcus maricopensis DSM 21211, one genomic interval encodes:
- a CDS encoding beta strand repeat-containing protein, with product MHPATRTTPALIRTLLTLAALLGLTWAPAHAVTFNLSFAGGVDVTTGSTCATALNSRCRFNSVVVGAGTGPYQRDAIITISKLTNAAINNSSVAAPNSDLDNPAPTLTGTAPAASAQDFFSPTVDVSSAGTGTGWAEFTIDFIARGAAVPAVGAGNAALPGTFHVTSFDTDAANPLREFVEYVAPATTALSSGTTLTSRAAVDGGVAYQSGTTGVSGISTDPIYKASATYTNAASVRLVYGANTGGTACSGATCERLTAFDFYVADSVVLQTDVNGFKSARLTTDADGNGAITPGDTVTYTVTYVNTGNTASTGFQITDALPSGVTTTAGAQTVRLNGTVTAAARNTAYTGTGANTTLLAAGQTLPANGTISVDIPVVVGAVTSDNTVLSNQASGSGSGATNVLSDNVDATTAFPPSVTGATGFAAPPAGSVPQTQTAAVSPTTITVRRQPTLTLNKTIAAPGRVNTNDQFTVQISSGGTTVASATTTGTNTTATTGAVTVASGTTYTLSEALAAGSGSTLSAYASTMTCTNATGGSSTTLPGGAGVSFTVTPTFGDDLTCTFTNTGTPVDLAVSQTGPATANLDGTVTYTVRVWNNGSDVTGATFTDTVPAALTNVTWTCAATGSASCGATTSGTGNTISATLGALTTDTGSAATADTNYVTFTITGTATSTGSLTNTATVTAPGGFTESSTTNNSASTSTTVTATVQCSTLYGTFGTGRELRSVTETNTVGSLIGTIPDQGTTASASATLAVYGGRFFAARDSDRTLQVLDPATGTWTQGGAFTAGATAGRLVRMAIGPDGTGYAMDGAGSFYTFSTTAPYPVTSGPRTLTITSAGAPAFGGSGDFIVDSLGRLYLLSTAANSTYVDLYELFASTSTAQYLGRITNATVINTVFGGFAATPNGIFGRSGTGRLIQVDLANLTVTQIGTDVTPGSTDLASCTYPTFTRTVTATQTVTKVAGSTGTDVRPGDTLEYTVVIRNSGNIAAGQTTFQEAIPAGTTYVPGTTTLNGTAVTDAGGAMPFTTAGSVNTPGQTAGVLSPDTTPGVLDREAVVRFRVVVGTGTTSVSAQGTTTYSDVGTQTTLTDDPGTATANDPNVTPVNQPPVANNDAASTPAGSPVTFSVTANDTDTAPGTVNAATVDLNPSTAALDTTFTVPNQGTFTVNTAGQVTFTPVAGFSGIVTRTYTVQDNQGFTSNAATITVTVTPRAVNDTASTAPSASVNVPVLNNDVGTGLQPGSVVFVNAPAGSTVTNGGKTLTNAQGTYQVQPDGSVTFTPALGFTGTTTPVSYTVTDAAGTISNPATLTITVSSITAPTATNDAASTPKGTSVTLPGATNDTPGTLPIAPATVDLDPGTAGQQTTLSVTGGTFTANANGTVTFAPAAGFAGTATATYTVADTAGNRSNAATLTVTVTNQTPTATAATNATLPASAGPTALTPGLSGTDPDGTITTFTVTTLPPAGSGTLACGGTPITTVPTSCAPGQLTFDPAATFSGNAAFQFTVTDDNGATSAPATYTIPVDAPPVAQNDVASTNPGVPVTFSVTANDTDTAPGTVDPASVVFVNPPAGSTLSPDGKTLTTPGVGTLSANADGTVTFTPAAGFTSGTLTTGYTVRDNLGQVSAPATITVSVPANTDVALSLTGPAFASPGQPVTYTLVVTNGGTNVTGTTVTVPLPAGTTFVSASAGGSVSGGTVTWTLGALAPTETRTLTLTLTAPNATFINANGVTTLTTTGTVSVAQSESTTANNTDSSSAQLVYAQLTKQVRNVTRAGPFGVTATGQPNDVLEYCIDFRNAGGAALPNFTVLDPVPTGSAALPGAYDAAAGGAGFGVQLTRGGTTSYLTSFADADNGQLDAAGLNVALGTLAVGEAGRTCFQARIP from the coding sequence GTGCACCCCGCGACCCGGACAACCCCGGCCCTGATCCGCACCCTGCTCACCCTCGCGGCCCTGCTCGGCCTCACGTGGGCACCCGCGCACGCCGTCACCTTCAACCTCAGCTTCGCCGGCGGCGTGGACGTCACCACGGGCAGCACCTGCGCCACCGCCCTGAACAGCCGCTGCCGTTTCAACAGCGTCGTCGTGGGTGCCGGCACCGGCCCGTACCAGCGCGACGCCATCATCACCATCAGCAAGCTCACGAACGCGGCCATCAACAACTCCAGCGTCGCCGCGCCGAACTCCGACCTCGACAACCCCGCGCCGACCCTCACGGGGACGGCGCCGGCGGCGTCCGCGCAGGACTTCTTCTCGCCGACCGTGGACGTCTCGTCGGCGGGCACCGGCACCGGCTGGGCGGAATTCACCATCGACTTCATCGCGCGCGGCGCTGCCGTGCCCGCAGTGGGCGCCGGCAACGCCGCCCTGCCCGGCACGTTCCACGTGACCAGCTTCGACACGGACGCCGCCAACCCTCTGCGGGAATTCGTGGAGTACGTGGCGCCCGCCACGACTGCCCTGTCCAGCGGCACCACCCTCACCTCACGCGCGGCCGTGGACGGCGGGGTCGCGTACCAGTCCGGCACCACCGGCGTCAGCGGCATCAGCACCGACCCGATCTACAAGGCGAGCGCCACCTACACGAACGCCGCCAGCGTCCGCCTCGTGTACGGCGCGAACACTGGCGGCACCGCCTGCAGTGGCGCCACCTGCGAGCGCCTCACGGCCTTTGACTTCTACGTCGCTGACTCGGTGGTCCTGCAAACGGACGTCAACGGCTTCAAGAGCGCCCGCCTCACCACCGACGCGGACGGCAACGGCGCCATCACCCCCGGCGACACTGTCACGTACACCGTCACGTACGTGAACACCGGCAACACCGCCAGCACCGGCTTTCAGATCACCGACGCCCTCCCGAGCGGCGTGACCACCACCGCTGGCGCGCAGACCGTCCGCCTCAACGGCACCGTCACCGCCGCCGCACGCAATACCGCCTACACCGGCACCGGCGCGAACACCACCCTGCTCGCCGCCGGGCAGACGCTCCCCGCGAACGGCACCATCAGCGTTGACATCCCCGTGGTGGTCGGCGCCGTCACCAGCGACAACACCGTCCTCAGCAACCAGGCGAGTGGCAGTGGCAGCGGCGCCACGAACGTCCTCAGCGACAACGTGGACGCCACCACCGCCTTCCCGCCCTCCGTTACAGGCGCGACCGGGTTCGCCGCGCCGCCCGCCGGCAGCGTCCCCCAGACGCAGACGGCCGCCGTGAGCCCCACGACGATCACGGTGCGCCGCCAGCCCACCCTCACGCTCAACAAGACCATCGCCGCGCCGGGGCGCGTAAACACCAACGACCAGTTCACCGTGCAGATCAGCAGCGGCGGCACGACGGTCGCGAGCGCCACCACCACCGGCACGAACACCACCGCCACCACCGGCGCGGTCACCGTGGCGAGCGGCACCACCTACACCCTCAGTGAAGCGCTCGCGGCGGGCAGCGGCAGCACCCTGTCGGCGTACGCCAGCACCATGACCTGCACCAACGCCACAGGCGGATCCTCGACCACCCTGCCCGGCGGTGCCGGCGTGAGCTTCACGGTCACGCCCACCTTCGGTGACGACCTCACGTGCACCTTCACGAACACCGGCACGCCCGTGGACCTCGCCGTCAGCCAGACCGGCCCGGCCACCGCGAACCTCGACGGCACCGTCACGTACACCGTCCGCGTGTGGAACAACGGCAGCGACGTCACGGGCGCCACCTTCACCGACACTGTTCCCGCCGCCCTTACGAACGTCACGTGGACGTGCGCGGCCACCGGCAGCGCCTCGTGCGGCGCCACCACCAGCGGCACCGGCAACACCATCAGCGCCACGCTCGGCGCCCTCACGACCGACACGGGCAGCGCCGCCACCGCCGACACCAACTACGTCACCTTCACCATCACCGGCACGGCCACCAGCACCGGCAGCCTCACCAACACCGCCACCGTGACCGCCCCCGGCGGCTTCACCGAGAGCAGCACCACCAACAACAGCGCCAGCACCTCCACCACCGTCACCGCGACGGTGCAGTGCAGTACCCTGTACGGCACGTTCGGCACCGGCCGCGAACTGCGCAGCGTCACCGAAACGAACACGGTCGGCAGCCTGATCGGCACCATCCCCGACCAGGGCACCACCGCCAGCGCCAGCGCCACGCTCGCCGTGTACGGCGGACGGTTCTTCGCGGCGCGCGACTCTGACCGCACCCTGCAGGTCCTCGATCCCGCCACCGGCACATGGACGCAGGGCGGCGCCTTCACCGCCGGCGCCACCGCCGGCCGCCTGGTGCGCATGGCCATCGGTCCGGACGGCACCGGCTACGCCATGGACGGCGCCGGGTCCTTCTACACCTTCAGCACCACCGCGCCGTACCCCGTCACGAGCGGCCCGCGCACCCTGACCATCACTTCAGCCGGCGCGCCCGCGTTCGGCGGGAGCGGCGACTTCATCGTCGACAGCCTCGGACGGCTGTACCTGCTCAGCACCGCCGCGAACTCCACGTACGTGGACCTCTACGAACTGTTCGCGTCCACCAGTACCGCCCAGTACCTCGGGCGCATCACGAACGCCACCGTCATCAACACTGTGTTCGGCGGGTTCGCCGCCACGCCCAACGGCATCTTCGGCCGCAGCGGCACGGGCCGCCTGATTCAGGTGGACCTCGCGAACCTCACCGTCACGCAGATCGGCACGGACGTCACGCCCGGCAGCACCGACCTCGCGTCGTGCACGTACCCGACCTTCACGCGCACCGTCACGGCCACGCAGACCGTCACGAAAGTCGCCGGCAGCACCGGCACCGACGTCCGCCCGGGCGACACCCTCGAATACACCGTCGTGATTCGCAACAGCGGCAACATCGCTGCTGGACAGACGACCTTCCAGGAAGCCATCCCCGCCGGCACGACGTACGTGCCTGGCACCACCACCCTGAACGGCACCGCCGTCACCGACGCGGGCGGCGCCATGCCGTTCACGACGGCAGGCAGCGTGAACACCCCTGGCCAGACCGCTGGCGTGCTCAGCCCCGACACGACGCCCGGCGTCCTGGACCGCGAAGCCGTCGTGCGCTTCCGCGTGGTCGTCGGCACCGGCACCACCAGCGTCAGCGCGCAGGGGACGACCACCTACAGTGACGTCGGCACGCAGACCACGCTCACCGACGACCCCGGTACGGCCACGGCGAACGACCCGAACGTCACGCCCGTGAACCAGCCGCCCGTCGCGAACAACGACGCGGCCAGCACGCCCGCCGGCAGCCCCGTGACGTTTAGCGTCACCGCCAACGACACCGACACGGCGCCCGGCACGGTCAATGCCGCCACCGTCGACCTCAACCCCAGCACCGCCGCCCTCGACACGACCTTCACCGTCCCGAACCAGGGCACCTTCACCGTCAACACCGCCGGGCAGGTCACGTTCACGCCCGTCGCGGGCTTCAGCGGCATCGTCACGCGCACGTACACCGTGCAGGACAACCAGGGCTTCACCAGCAACGCCGCCACCATCACCGTGACCGTCACCCCGCGCGCCGTGAATGACACGGCCAGCACTGCGCCGAGCGCGAGCGTCAACGTGCCCGTCTTGAACAATGACGTCGGCACCGGCCTGCAGCCCGGCAGCGTCGTGTTCGTGAACGCCCCCGCCGGCAGCACCGTCACGAACGGCGGCAAGACCCTCACGAACGCGCAGGGCACCTACCAGGTCCAGCCGGACGGCAGCGTCACCTTCACGCCCGCGCTCGGCTTCACGGGCACCACCACGCCCGTCAGTTACACCGTCACCGACGCCGCCGGCACCATCAGCAACCCCGCGACGCTCACCATCACGGTCAGCAGCATCACCGCGCCGACCGCCACGAACGACGCCGCCAGCACCCCCAAAGGCACGTCCGTCACGCTGCCCGGCGCGACGAACGATACGCCCGGCACGCTGCCCATCGCGCCCGCCACCGTCGACCTCGACCCCGGCACCGCTGGGCAGCAGACGACGCTGAGCGTCACGGGCGGCACCTTCACCGCCAACGCCAACGGCACCGTCACGTTCGCGCCTGCCGCGGGCTTCGCGGGCACGGCCACGGCCACGTATACCGTCGCCGATACGGCCGGGAACCGCAGCAACGCCGCGACGCTCACCGTCACCGTCACGAACCAGACGCCGACCGCGACCGCCGCCACGAACGCCACGCTGCCGGCCAGCGCCGGCCCGACCGCCCTCACGCCCGGCCTGAGCGGCACCGACCCGGACGGCACCATCACGACCTTCACGGTCACCACCCTCCCGCCCGCCGGCAGCGGCACCCTCGCATGCGGCGGAACGCCCATCACCACCGTCCCGACCTCGTGCGCGCCCGGGCAGCTCACCTTCGACCCGGCCGCCACCTTCAGCGGCAACGCCGCCTTCCAGTTCACCGTCACCGACGACAACGGCGCCACCAGCGCGCCCGCCACGTACACCATCCCGGTGGACGCCCCGCCCGTCGCGCAGAACGACGTGGCCAGCACCAACCCGGGCGTGCCCGTGACGTTCAGCGTCACCGCGAACGACACTGACACGGCCCCCGGCACGGTCGACCCGGCGAGCGTCGTGTTCGTGAACCCCCCGGCGGGCAGCACGCTCAGCCCGGACGGTAAAACCCTCACCACCCCGGGCGTCGGCACCCTGAGCGCCAACGCGGACGGCACGGTCACCTTCACGCCCGCCGCCGGCTTCACCAGCGGCACCCTCACCACCGGCTACACCGTCCGCGACAACCTCGGGCAGGTCAGCGCGCCCGCCACCATCACCGTCAGCGTGCCCGCCAACACGGACGTGGCCCTCAGCCTCACCGGCCCGGCATTCGCCTCGCCCGGACAGCCGGTCACGTACACGCTCGTGGTCACGAACGGCGGCACCAACGTCACCGGCACGACCGTCACTGTGCCTCTGCCCGCCGGCACCACCTTCGTGAGCGCCAGCGCTGGCGGCAGCGTCAGCGGCGGCACCGTCACCTGGACGCTCGGCGCGCTCGCGCCCACTGAAACCCGCACGCTCACCCTCACGCTCACCGCCCCGAACGCCACCTTCATCAACGCGAACGGCGTCACCACCCTCACCACCACCGGCACCGTGAGCGTCGCCCAGAGCGAAAGCACCACCGCCAACAACACCGACAGCAGCAGCGCGCAACTCGTGTACGCGCAGCTCACCAAGCAGGTCCGCAACGTCACCCGCGCCGGCCCGTTCGGCGTGACCGCCACCGGCCAGCCGAACGACGTGCTGGAGTACTGCATCGACTTCCGCAACGCGGGCGGCGCGGCCCTCCCGAACTTCACCGTGCTCGACCCGGTCCCTACCGGCAGCGCCGCGCTGCCCGGCGCGTACGACGCAGCCGCGGGCGGTGCAGGCTTCGGCGTGCAGCTCACGCGCGGCGGCACCACCAGCTACCTCACCAGCTTCGCCGACGCCGACAACGGCCAGCTCGACGCGGCGGGCCTGAACGTCGCTCTCGGGACCCTCGCTGTCGGCGAAGCGGGCCGCACCTGCTTCCAGGCGCGCATCCCCTGA